The Paenibacillus pabuli DNA segment CCTTGGTCTGATGAACATCCGGCAAGCACCAAGCTGAATGCCATCACGGCTGCCGCGAGTCGCGGCCATACCTTCATTGATTTGATCAACTGAACCCCTCCCCATAAATGTTGGACCTTGCACACGATTTCCCCAATTCGCATGAAACCCAAATGTAACTTAGATCCTTCACTTGCATTGTATATATGCCCTTTCATTCTATCTTGGGATCATCCATTACCCCGTTAACCAGACCGGAGTTATCCCTTCACAGCGCCCACCGTCAGACCTTTAATGAAGTACCTTTGGAAGAACGGATAGGCCAGCACAATCGGACCGATGCCCACGACAGCCATCGCCATTTGCAGCGTTTTGTTGGGCAGGTTCAGCAACCCGCCCTGTGATGAAATCTGTGAAGAAACATTGGAGTTGGATGTTAAATATTGAATATCGAGCAGTGTTCGGTACATGAGGTACTGAAGACTGATCGTCCGGTTATCAGAGATAAAAATCATACTGAGGTACCAATCATTCCAGTAGTTCAGTGTGCTGAACAATGCCACGGTGGCCATAACCGGTAAGGAGAGCGGCAGAACGATACGTGTAAACGTTCGGAGCTCACCAGCGCCATCAATCCGAGCCGACTCAAGAATGGATACCGGAATGGAATTGGCGAAGAATGTCCGCATCACCAGAACGAAGAACGGTGATAACAATAGCGGTAATATCAAGGCCAGAATGGAATTTTTCAGATCCAGGACATTGACGTATACGAGATACCAGGGAACGAGCCCCCCATTGAACAGCATTGTGAAGAAAATAAAGAAGGCAAACCATCCGCGGTAGGGCAAATCCCTTCTGGAAAGCGGGTAGGCATACAGTGCAGTCAACGCCACGCTGGTAATGGTACCTACCACCGTCACGATGATGGAAATGCCGTAGGAATGGATAATCTGATCCATATCCTTGAACAGAAACTCATAAGCGGTCAGGCTAAACTTCTCTGGGATCAGCTTGTATCCGTTCGCAATGACGGTTGTCTCGTCCGAGAAGGAAATGGCGAAGACTAGCAGAATCGGAACGATGCAGGCTATGGCATAGAAAATGAACATCGCGTGTATAACGGACGCGGAACGCCGCGATACAGCAAGTGGGTCACGTGATTTCACAGCAGACTTGCCTCCTCTCAAAATAATGCATTATCTTTATCCATTCTTCGGACGATCGTATTGGATACAAGTACAAGTACAAATCCGACAACCGCCTGATACAGTCCAGCCGCAGAAGACATCCCGATGTCGCCCCCAATGAGGAACGTGCGATAGACATAGGTATCCAGTACGTTCGTTACAGGGAACAAAGCCCCCGATTCCAATGGAACCTGATAGAACAGACTAAAGTCTGCATAGAAGATTCGGCCGATCTGAAGCAAGGTCATGATAACAATGAGCGGGACGAGGAACGGAACCGTAATAAACCGGATCTGATGCCACTTGCTTGCTCCGTCCAGCACAGCGGCTTCGTAGTATTCTTCATCAATGCCCACAACAGCTGCCAGATAAATGACGGCATAATATCCAATGTTTTTCCAGGTGTTTACAATCGGCAAAATGTACGGCCAATACTTCGGCTCCGAGTACCAGTCAATGGGCTGTCCGCCAAAGAGCTGCAGGATCGTCGAGTTCATAAAACCCGAATCCTTGCCGAGAAAGGCCAGCACCAGATAACTAACCACAATCATGGACAGAAAGTAAGGCAGGAGCATTAGGGATTGATAGAGTTTGGACATGGCTTTGTTCTTCACTTCATTGAGCAGGATGGCAAGCCCTACCCCTACAAACAGATTCAGCGCAATAAATACGGTGTTATACGCCAGTGTGTTGCGTGTGATCTCCCAGGCATCACTCGTTGAGAACAGATACTTGAAGTTATCCCAGCCGCTCCAGGGACTGCCCCAAATACCGTCGGCGTAATTCACATTTTTGAACGCAATCAGGACGCCGAACATCGGCATATAATTGTTTACCAGCAGAAACAGGATCCCTGGCAAAAACATGAGATACAAGACTTTGAACTTGCCAAGATTGTATAATACAGACTTTCGCTTGCGGACCGATCTCTCCGGTATATCCGCTACCCGTACACCCTTACCCGCCTGGGGTTGTGTCTTCATAACCTCTTCTCCCTCACTCCTCTTGATTTCCTTCCTCAGGATGAAGCACCGCTGTATATCCTGTGGTTCAAGTATAACCGCGGGGAGTGATGGCCCAATATCTGCTGTGGTGACCTCTTCACTTATCAAATGATGACATTTGCAGGATACAAAACAAAAGACGCAGCATGCTGCGTCAACGCTAGACCGTCCTGGACTGTTTGCGGAACTCCTGTGGCGTAATGCCCGTGCACTTCTTGAACATTTTCGTAAAATGGGAGTAGTTATAGTAACCCACCTTGCCGGCAATATCCGTGACCTTTACGGTGGACTCAGACAACAAGGTTTTGGCTTTGGCTACCCGTCGCTGCAGTATAAATTCAGAGAGAGACATTCCTTTCTCCTTCCGGAACAGGCGGGACAGGTATGCAGGATTGAAGCCGGCAAAGGATGCCAGTTCCTCTCGCATCAGATCCTCACCGATATGATTTTCGATATAAATGCACAGTTGGTCTACAATCGTCATCGGGCTGTGATCATCCGGATACAAGATCGGAATGGCACGGTTGATGAGATCCAATGTCCAAAGCTTTAATTGCGGCAAGGAGCGAGTAACCATACTTTCTTCAGGCTCCCGCTCACCAGGATACAGACTGCGTACAGATACACTTTTCTGATGAAGCAGGGGATAGACGACATGCAGCATGGCATGATAGAACAGGCGCAGAATCTCAGGAGATAACTGTTCCTGGGCAGCCAGCAGCTCGAATATTTCTTCCACGCGTTCCCGAAGATCGTCAACTTTGCCGGTTTCAAACAAAATGGACAGCTCGGAGAACCAGGGGATCGGCAGAAATCGATCCTCCGGTTCCCTGCCCTGCTCGTCATATACGAAGACTCCCTCAAGCTCCCTGATGTTGCGGCGCTCCATATCCATCAGTTCGTTCAGCAACCCCTGCAATTCGGTTACGGCCACGGGAGCACCTACGTAACAGGACAAGCGGCAATAGAAATACATCCCACACTCCCGAATGTACACCTGACAATCCTGTGCCACCTGGCTTGCAATGGGTACGACTCCATCCTGTTCATACGCAAGTACGATATTCAGACCGCTATGGTCCTGAAATACTTCTCCTGGCCGATCGCCAAGCAGCATCTCCCTCGCTGCATTCCGAAGGGCATATTCCAGTACCTCCTCATCACGCAAATCGAACTCCCTTACCCACTCCTCTACCGATATGACAATCGGCAGAATCCGTGCGTGCGGGTCGATTTCCGCTCCATACACTTCGGCCAGCTCCTGCAGTCGTGGCTTGGTCAGGGCGACGCGTTGAGAGATCGCATCCTTCCAGAACCGCTCCGTCAGCAGCGGTTTGTGCGTTTGCCAGCGCTTGTACACGGACTCATATATCTCATTGGTACGCGAACGCTGCTCTCCGGCTTTGAGTTTGTCCACGGCCTGCGTGACGACCTTAAGAAGTTGATCGGCCTGGGCAGGCTTTAGCACATAGTCGAAACTGTTTAACTTGATCGCTGTCTGGGCGTAATCAAACAGAGCATGACCTGTCAGAAAGATCGTCAAGATGCCAGGAGCATGCTTCAATACCCAGCTCTGCAGATCCAGACCAGTCTCTCCAGGCATTTCAATATCAGAGATCAGAATGGAGATGGACTGGCTCTGGAGCACCAGTCGTGCCTCTTCGGCATCACCCGCACTGAATACCTGATCAATGCCTGCCAAACGCCAATCAATCCCTTCTACCATGGCCTGTAGGGCATAAACCTCATCATCCACGATTAACAGGTTCCGCATAAGTTCCCCCTTCTTCCTCTTCCGTATGGGCGGGCAGATACAGGATAACTGCCGCTCCGCCAGCATTCAGGTTTTGGAACTCAAGTTTGGCTGATTCATTGTATTTCACAAGCAAACGGTGAGCAACGTTCCAGATCCCGATGTGCTGTCCGCTTGGATCTTCCGCATAATTCCCCTGCTGCAAACGTGTAAGCATTTCCTGCTCAAAGCCGACTCCGTTATCCTCAACTGAAATCCTCAATGTGGCGCTGTGCCGCCCCTCTTCACCCTGTTCAGAATGTTGATCGGATAACGTTTTCGTTAATAAGGCTGAGATGCATATGACAAATGGTTCAGTACGCCGCCTAAACCCGTGAATAATTGCATTTTCCACGAAGGGCTGAAGGGTTAAAGGCGGCAGCACATAATGACCAAGACCTTCATCCACATCCAGGATAAAATCCAGCTTGTTCGGAAACCTGAGCTTTTGAATCTCCAAATAGTGACGAATGTGCTCCAGTTCCTCATCCAGCCGGATAACGCGTTTGCCTGCCCGGAGACTGAACCGGAAATAATCGGCCAAATGTCCGGCCATCTGCTGGACCAGTTCATGTTTTTGCAGTGAAGCCAAGCTATGAATAATGTTCAGGGAGTTTAGGTAAAAGTGAGGATTGATCTGCATCTGAAGCTGCTTGAATTCGGCCTCCCTGGTACGCAGCTGTTCTTCATAGACATCAATTTTCAGATGCTGAATCTGGCTTGTCATCTGATTGAAGCTGTGTGTGACGAACTCTAACTCTGATGAAGTCGGAGGATCAAGTCTCACGTCGAGCTCTCCACGACTAACTCGTCTCATCCCCCGAATCAATGTATTCATCGGTCGAAACAGTAACTGGCGCAGAAAGATCAGAGCCGTAATCAAAATGACCGCTGCACCGATAGGCAGCAAACGAATAATCTGCTGAAAGAACGGCAGATTGCGCAGCATATCCTCTTCGGGCAGTAGGACAATATAGTTCATTTTGGACATCGCCGAAGGCATGCCGAGCATCAGATATTGGCGTTCATCCCCCTTGGATGTAACCTCCGAGATGACCTGGTAGGGATTCTTCAGACCGGAGAGATGTGCTGCAGCCAGCTTGATCTGCGCCGGGCTGAGGGCCGAACCCGACAATGCTCCCCCTTTGCTGTCCACGATAACGGCACCTCCCCGTTCACCGGATTCAGTGAATTGTTCGGGATGATTCAGCGCATTCATATCCACAAGTGCACCAGCATAGAACTGCTGATTAATCCGAACGGTTTTGACCAGTGCATTCCATCCACCACCGCGAACTATACTCCATTCGGGCCGCTGGATCTCATCATCCAATTGTGTCATTTGTACAGGCATGCTCTCCCGGACAAGTGACATTTTGACGTCATAACTGCCCGAAGTCGCCAGCAGCAGATCATCATTCACTGCATCATACAGAAAGAAGGAATCAATCAGATTGTAAAATCCGATATCTGTCATGAATTTGTTCATGATCCGCTGTTTCGTAATGATATAGTCCCCGCTCCCGTATTTCAGGAAAAAAAGCGAAATAATATCCGGATCCCGCTCGCCCAGACTGTATAAGTACCGGTTGGTCTCTTGCAGTACTCGCTCATTCTGCTCCACACTCTTCGCAAGATGATTCATATTGGTAAGGGATACTTTGTCTCTCACGACTCTTATTGCATAGACATTGTTGTAATACAACAGCAGAAACAGCGGCAGCATGATCAGCGTTAGGCCAAT contains these protein-coding regions:
- a CDS encoding sensor histidine kinase, translating into MNFIRSLRFKFMIGLTLIMLPLFLLLYYNNVYAIRVVRDKVSLTNMNHLAKSVEQNERVLQETNRYLYSLGERDPDIISLFFLKYGSGDYIITKQRIMNKFMTDIGFYNLIDSFFLYDAVNDDLLLATSGSYDVKMSLVRESMPVQMTQLDDEIQRPEWSIVRGGGWNALVKTVRINQQFYAGALVDMNALNHPEQFTESGERGGAVIVDSKGGALSGSALSPAQIKLAAAHLSGLKNPYQVISEVTSKGDERQYLMLGMPSAMSKMNYIVLLPEEDMLRNLPFFQQIIRLLPIGAAVILITALIFLRQLLFRPMNTLIRGMRRVSRGELDVRLDPPTSSELEFVTHSFNQMTSQIQHLKIDVYEEQLRTREAEFKQLQMQINPHFYLNSLNIIHSLASLQKHELVQQMAGHLADYFRFSLRAGKRVIRLDEELEHIRHYLEIQKLRFPNKLDFILDVDEGLGHYVLPPLTLQPFVENAIIHGFRRRTEPFVICISALLTKTLSDQHSEQGEEGRHSATLRISVEDNGVGFEQEMLTRLQQGNYAEDPSGQHIGIWNVAHRLLVKYNESAKLEFQNLNAGGAAVILYLPAHTEEEEGGTYAEPVNRG
- a CDS encoding ABC transporter permease, which produces MKTQPQAGKGVRVADIPERSVRKRKSVLYNLGKFKVLYLMFLPGILFLLVNNYMPMFGVLIAFKNVNYADGIWGSPWSGWDNFKYLFSTSDAWEITRNTLAYNTVFIALNLFVGVGLAILLNEVKNKAMSKLYQSLMLLPYFLSMIVVSYLVLAFLGKDSGFMNSTILQLFGGQPIDWYSEPKYWPYILPIVNTWKNIGYYAVIYLAAVVGIDEEYYEAAVLDGASKWHQIRFITVPFLVPLIVIMTLLQIGRIFYADFSLFYQVPLESGALFPVTNVLDTYVYRTFLIGGDIGMSSAAGLYQAVVGFVLVLVSNTIVRRMDKDNALF
- a CDS encoding response regulator transcription factor; this encodes MRNLLIVDDEVYALQAMVEGIDWRLAGIDQVFSAGDAEEARLVLQSQSISILISDIEMPGETGLDLQSWVLKHAPGILTIFLTGHALFDYAQTAIKLNSFDYVLKPAQADQLLKVVTQAVDKLKAGEQRSRTNEIYESVYKRWQTHKPLLTERFWKDAISQRVALTKPRLQELAEVYGAEIDPHARILPIVISVEEWVREFDLRDEEVLEYALRNAAREMLLGDRPGEVFQDHSGLNIVLAYEQDGVVPIASQVAQDCQVYIRECGMYFYCRLSCYVGAPVAVTELQGLLNELMDMERRNIRELEGVFVYDEQGREPEDRFLPIPWFSELSILFETGKVDDLRERVEEIFELLAAQEQLSPEILRLFYHAMLHVVYPLLHQKSVSVRSLYPGEREPEESMVTRSLPQLKLWTLDLINRAIPILYPDDHSPMTIVDQLCIYIENHIGEDLMREELASFAGFNPAYLSRLFRKEKGMSLSEFILQRRVAKAKTLLSESTVKVTDIAGKVGYYNYSHFTKMFKKCTGITPQEFRKQSRTV
- a CDS encoding carbohydrate ABC transporter permease, whose amino-acid sequence is MKSRDPLAVSRRSASVIHAMFIFYAIACIVPILLVFAISFSDETTVIANGYKLIPEKFSLTAYEFLFKDMDQIIHSYGISIIVTVVGTITSVALTALYAYPLSRRDLPYRGWFAFFIFFTMLFNGGLVPWYLVYVNVLDLKNSILALILPLLLSPFFVLVMRTFFANSIPVSILESARIDGAGELRTFTRIVLPLSLPVMATVALFSTLNYWNDWYLSMIFISDNRTISLQYLMYRTLLDIQYLTSNSNVSSQISSQGGLLNLPNKTLQMAMAVVGIGPIVLAYPFFQRYFIKGLTVGAVKG